TGCCTGAATGCAGTCGGCCACCCGAGATCACGTAACTAGGAGACGGGGAAGCTATGGCTCAAGCTCGAAGATTCGCGCAGGTGGACGTCTTTTCACGGACGCCGTATCTCGGCAATCCGGTCGCGGTGGTACTGGACGCGGATGGGCTCGACGAGGAAGCGATGCAGCGTGTCGCACGCTGGACGAACCTGTCGGAAACAACGTTCGTTTTGCCGCCGACTCACCCGACCGCCGACTATCGCCTGCGGATCTTTACGCCCGGCGGCGAGCTACCGTTCGCCGGTCATCCGACGCTCGGTTCGGCGCACGCCTGGCTGGAGAGTGGCGGAGTGCCGCGCGATCCGGCGTTAATTGTGCAGGAGGTTGAGGCGGGACTGATCGAGATTCGGCGCGACGATGACAGATTCGCGTTCGCTGCACCGCCGACCATTCGCTCCGGCGACCTTGACGAAGACTACCTGACGCAGATCGCGTCGGC
The DNA window shown above is from Thermomicrobiales bacterium and carries:
- a CDS encoding PhzF family phenazine biosynthesis protein translates to MAQARRFAQVDVFSRTPYLGNPVAVVLDADGLDEEAMQRVARWTNLSETTFVLPPTHPTADYRLRIFTPGGELPFAGHPTLGSAHAWLESGGVPRDPALIVQEVEAGLIEIRRDDDRFAFAAPPTIRSGDLDEDYLTQIASALGLERGQILAHQWIDNGPGWAVCRLATSEEVLRLNPDLSQIPEAMIGVIGAYPDGSEHAFEMRTFAPALGVSEDPVCGSMNASVGQWLFRTGAVTDGYRVSQGSRLGRAGDITITSDEHGMIWVGGVTTTLFRGEAII